A window of the Acidithiobacillus thiooxidans ATCC 19377 genome harbors these coding sequences:
- a CDS encoding LolA-related protein — protein MAEVFRGLLDIPIKMITIYPESTGRRCQVWLGGFSFPSATRYIRYSAFIIMAFMGLSVMLTSDADAAEWNVNQLMHSLAHAQPDHATFVEKKFLNILEKPIESYGKMQFIAPDGLEMHTIEPKNEVMLIHGDILSIDHHDIHLQDHPELLAFVDSIRGVLTGNQQMLEQYFYLFLKGDEKNWTLTLRPKQKKLAGLIRYIQVDGNNSSITSINTLKMNNDRSLITIISSGTP, from the coding sequence ATGGCTGAAGTATTTCGAGGCCTGCTGGATATACCGATCAAAATGATCACAATATATCCTGAAAGCACCGGCCGCAGGTGTCAGGTTTGGTTGGGAGGTTTTTCATTCCCCTCGGCTACTCGGTATATTCGTTACAGTGCTTTTATTATTATGGCATTCATGGGGTTAAGTGTAATGCTGACGAGTGACGCGGATGCTGCAGAATGGAATGTTAATCAACTCATGCATTCTCTGGCACACGCTCAACCGGATCATGCTACATTCGTCGAAAAAAAATTTCTTAATATTCTGGAAAAACCCATAGAATCATATGGGAAAATGCAATTTATTGCTCCAGATGGATTGGAGATGCACACCATTGAGCCAAAAAATGAGGTCATGCTTATTCACGGCGACATCCTAAGTATTGACCACCATGATATCCACTTACAAGATCATCCAGAACTGCTTGCATTTGTTGATAGTATTCGTGGTGTATTAACTGGTAACCAGCAGATGCTCGAGCAATATTTTTATCTTTTTTTGAAGGGTGATGAAAAAAACTGGACCTTGACGTTGCGACCCAAACAAAAAAAACTGGCCGGTCTGATTAGATATATTCAAGTTGATGGTAACAATAGTAGTATTACCAGCATTAATACTCTGAAAATGAATAATGATCGTTCGCTGATAACCATCATTTCGTCCGGTACCCCGTGA
- a CDS encoding MMPL family transporter, with amino-acid sequence MIWLTVLFVGGALILTANFSASLSEFMPQSPTAQQAVLNEQLLHGILSRQIMIEINGGDASTRAKISIEIVKKLQRNAAFFSVSNNSSNDDASFFHYFFSHRYLLSPSVNSQLFTVAGLHKAIENSINMLATPGGEMVQSLFPSDPTGATVQLIQSLGRVARPMTQDGVWSSRSGQSALILAQTRASGSDMAAQQIAVNSIRLAFAKTKNEAGLLATGTYLMMTGVGVISVDSRDTIVHAAEMMSIISMTLITILLLFVYRSVFVLVLGLVPVFSGVIVGITAVALGFSVVYDITMGFGTALIGEAVDYSIYFFVQSGQSEKNTEEWIRNYWPTIKLGVFTSVIGFSSLLFSNLPGLAQIGLYAITGLLTAATVTRLILPILKPRHLKVRDLSAIGEYLLRWKKILFILRPGIVLMLIVACVTLVSHHDNIWDYKPSALSPVPAAEQKLYARLRADLGVSGSGYLVVVSGPTINATLLTAEKAGITLQGLVENDVIASYESPVRYLPSITMQQERQAAIPPQTQLAKRLHEALTGLPVKASLFTPFIHEAEIQRTCAPLKLADLHGTSIGMVVNSMLVHHGKGWQAILPIKAPASGIVNTQRIRSSLARQHIKDAMLIDLSDSSDQLYKGYLSNVIKLSLAGVVLIVVLLLFLLRSPVRVFRIMLPLTAAVLSVSAGFVLCGYELNIMNLIGLMLIVAIGSNYAIFFDQADRHGQGGIASCTLASLVIANTATIMGFAPLAFSGVPVLQAIGATVAPGVFLALLFSASFSQRQAS; translated from the coding sequence GTGATCTGGCTGACTGTTTTGTTTGTCGGTGGTGCATTGATTTTGACGGCCAACTTTTCAGCCAGTCTTTCGGAATTTATGCCGCAGTCTCCAACCGCACAGCAAGCGGTTCTGAATGAACAATTACTGCATGGTATTTTGTCACGCCAAATCATGATTGAGATTAATGGCGGTGATGCTTCCACCCGTGCCAAGATTTCCATTGAGATTGTTAAGAAGTTGCAGCGAAATGCGGCATTTTTCTCGGTTAGCAATAACAGCAGCAATGATGATGCCAGTTTTTTTCATTATTTTTTCTCCCATCGCTATCTGCTGAGTCCTAGCGTCAACTCGCAACTTTTTACTGTGGCTGGTTTACATAAAGCTATAGAAAATTCCATTAATATGTTGGCTACACCGGGTGGGGAAATGGTCCAATCCCTGTTTCCGAGTGATCCAACTGGGGCCACAGTGCAACTGATTCAATCCCTGGGGCGTGTTGCAAGACCAATGACGCAAGATGGAGTCTGGTCGTCTCGTTCGGGTCAGAGTGCTTTGATATTGGCTCAGACCCGGGCCTCTGGTTCTGACATGGCTGCTCAGCAGATTGCGGTTAATAGCATCAGATTGGCCTTTGCCAAAACCAAAAATGAGGCGGGTTTGTTAGCCACAGGCACTTACTTAATGATGACAGGGGTTGGAGTTATTTCGGTGGACTCCCGTGATACTATCGTTCATGCCGCTGAGATGATGTCCATCATCAGCATGACGCTTATCACGATATTGCTCTTATTTGTTTACCGTTCTGTGTTTGTGTTGGTTTTAGGCCTCGTACCGGTATTTTCTGGTGTCATTGTCGGGATTACTGCGGTGGCTCTTGGCTTTTCCGTTGTTTATGATATCACTATGGGGTTCGGTACCGCGTTAATTGGTGAAGCAGTAGATTATTCTATTTATTTTTTCGTGCAGTCTGGTCAGTCAGAAAAAAATACAGAAGAATGGATCCGTAACTACTGGCCGACAATAAAATTGGGAGTATTCACTTCAGTCATAGGTTTTTCCAGCCTGCTGTTTTCTAATTTACCTGGGTTAGCGCAAATTGGTCTATATGCAATTACAGGTCTCCTTACTGCGGCGACTGTTACCAGGCTGATCTTGCCAATCCTGAAGCCTCGTCATCTTAAGGTGCGGGATTTAAGCGCTATTGGCGAATATCTGCTGCGTTGGAAAAAGATTCTTTTTATCCTGAGGCCCGGTATTGTCTTAATGTTGATAGTTGCTTGTGTCACCCTTGTTAGCCATCATGATAATATCTGGGATTATAAACCATCTGCTCTGAGTCCGGTTCCGGCGGCTGAGCAAAAACTTTATGCACGACTGCGCGCTGATTTGGGGGTATCTGGAAGCGGTTATCTGGTTGTTGTTTCAGGGCCCACGATTAACGCCACGTTGTTGACAGCTGAAAAGGCTGGAATTACCTTACAGGGCCTGGTTGAAAATGATGTGATTGCAAGTTATGAAAGCCCTGTTAGATATCTCCCAAGCATTACCATGCAACAAGAGCGGCAAGCAGCAATTCCACCGCAAACGCAATTGGCAAAGCGATTGCATGAGGCTTTAACAGGCCTGCCGGTAAAAGCCTCCCTTTTTACACCCTTTATCCACGAGGCTGAAATACAACGTACATGTGCCCCCTTAAAACTTGCCGATCTGCATGGCACCAGCATTGGTATGGTGGTTAACAGCATGCTTGTTCACCATGGGAAAGGATGGCAGGCCATTTTGCCGATCAAGGCACCTGCATCAGGGATTGTGAATACCCAGCGCATACGTAGCAGCCTTGCCCGGCAACATATCAAAGACGCCATGCTCATTGATTTATCCGACTCATCAGATCAATTGTATAAAGGTTATCTCTCCAATGTGATTAAACTGTCATTAGCCGGTGTGGTTCTTATCGTGGTGCTTTTATTGTTTTTATTACGTTCCCCAGTTCGGGTTTTTAGAATAATGTTACCGCTAACAGCCGCTGTACTGAGCGTATCTGCAGGATTTGTCTTGTGCGGATATGAACTTAATATCATGAATCTAATTGGGCTGATGCTGATTGTTGCCATCGGGTCAAACTATGCAATATTTTTTGATCAGGCCGATAGGCATGGTCAGGGGGGAATTGCTTCGTGTACACTCGCCTCTCTGGTTATTGCCAATACTGCTACCATTATGGGATTCGCGCCACTCGCTTTTTCCGGGGTGCCTGTTCTTCAGGCCATAGGTGCCACTGTTGCTCCAGGAGTTTTTCTAGCCCTGTTGTTCTCTGCAAGCTTTTCCCAACGTCAAGCATCCTGA